In a genomic window of Hypanus sabinus isolate sHypSab1 unplaced genomic scaffold, sHypSab1.hap1 scaffold_259, whole genome shotgun sequence:
- the LOC132388050 gene encoding zinc finger protein 239-like translates to MAHQQVHTGKRPFTCSDCGKGFTQSSTLQIHQRVHTGEKPFTCSECGKGFSQSSNLQSHRRVHTGEKPFTCSDCGKGFTLSSHLQRHHRVHTGEKPFTCSVCGKRFSESSDLLVHQRVHTG, encoded by the coding sequence atggcacaccagcaagttcataccgggaagcggccattcacctgctcagactgtgggaagggattcacacagtcatccacactacagattcatcagcgagttcacactggggagaagccattcacctgctcagaatgtgggaagggattcagtcaatcatccaacctacagagtcaccggcgagttcacactggggagaagccattcacctgctcagactgtgggaagggattcacactgtcgtcccacctacagagacaccatcgagttcacactggggagaagccattcacttgctcggtctgtgggaagagattcagtgagtcatctgacctactggtacatcagcgagttcacactgggtag